One window from the genome of Mesorhizobium loti encodes:
- a CDS encoding ABC transporter permease, with the protein MSMPTATGRFGIEWQLVNGITCMLLALMLAPICMVLVISFTSGETLQFPPPALSLRWYQEVWTMLVGPDAGIGRLRESLLVSLEIAALTSLVCVLAGVPASYALVRYRFAGKTLIEELIGLPVVFPAVVLGIALLVLVSASGLDFGIFQIVVAHSIIGLPFLMRNCMAAMRGIDPMLEEAAMTLGASAPKVFREIVLPLASGGIASGAILVFILSFNEFTLSYFLYSVDVFPLSIWLFQQANTSFSPAVFAVSSLIVVVNVAAVLVVDAVIGSRGSAA; encoded by the coding sequence ATGAGCATGCCGACCGCAACCGGGCGCTTCGGAATCGAGTGGCAGCTTGTCAATGGCATCACTTGCATGCTGCTGGCGCTGATGCTTGCACCAATCTGTATGGTCCTGGTGATTTCGTTTACCAGCGGCGAGACGTTGCAGTTTCCGCCGCCGGCGCTTTCACTGCGCTGGTATCAGGAGGTCTGGACAATGCTGGTCGGTCCGGACGCCGGGATCGGGAGATTGCGGGAGTCACTGCTTGTCAGCCTGGAAATCGCGGCCCTAACTTCGCTTGTGTGCGTGCTTGCTGGTGTCCCGGCTTCCTATGCGCTGGTGCGATATCGTTTCGCCGGCAAGACGCTTATCGAAGAGTTGATCGGTCTGCCGGTGGTATTTCCAGCCGTTGTGCTTGGAATTGCGTTGCTGGTTCTGGTAAGCGCCTCCGGTCTCGATTTTGGCATCTTTCAGATCGTCGTTGCCCATTCGATCATCGGACTGCCGTTCCTCATGCGCAACTGCATGGCGGCGATGCGCGGCATTGATCCGATGTTGGAGGAGGCTGCGATGACGCTTGGTGCTTCCGCGCCTAAGGTCTTTCGGGAGATTGTCTTGCCGCTTGCCAGCGGCGGTATCGCCTCCGGCGCCATCCTCGTCTTCATCTTGTCTTTCAATGAATTCACGCTCAGCTATTTTCTCTACTCCGTCGATGTCTTCCCGCTCTCCATTTGGCTTTTCCAGCAGGCGAACACATCCTTTAGCCCGGCGGTGTTCGCCGTGTCGTCGCTCATCGTCGTCGTCAACGTAGCGGCAGTCTTGGTCGTTGACGCGGTGATCGGAAGTCGCGGATCGGCCGCCTAG